A portion of the Paenibacillus marchantiae genome contains these proteins:
- the fabF gene encoding beta-ketoacyl-ACP synthase II yields MKQRVVITGMGVMTSLGKDLETFWGSLMAGKSGISQIEAFDVSEYTTQIAAEIKDFNPEEYMDRKDARKMDRFVQFAVAAGFKAVEDSGLKIDENIDAERFGVSIGSGIGGLGTWEDQHNALLQKGPKRVSPFFIPMMISNMASGQMSISLGAKGPNINVVTACATGTHSIGDSFKLIANGDADAMICGGAEATIRPTGLAGFCAMRAMSTRNDDPAKSSRPFDTERDGFVMGEGAGVLILESLEHAQKRGARIYGEVIGYGLTGDAHHMTEPDPDGAARCMKMALRNAGIEPEEVDYINAHGTSTPVGDRSETLAIKKAFGDHAYKLAVSSTKSMTGHMLGAAGGVEAVICGLSLTHQTLAPTINLENQDPECDLDYVPNVPRQTKVNIAMSNSFGFGGHNATIILKKFEA; encoded by the coding sequence TTGAAACAAAGAGTTGTAATTACCGGAATGGGCGTAATGACATCGCTCGGAAAAGATTTGGAAACGTTCTGGGGCAGTTTAATGGCAGGTAAGTCCGGAATCTCTCAGATTGAGGCGTTTGATGTAAGTGAATATACCACTCAAATTGCAGCCGAGATCAAGGATTTCAACCCGGAAGAATACATGGATCGCAAAGATGCACGTAAAATGGACCGTTTTGTTCAGTTCGCTGTAGCAGCTGGTTTCAAAGCCGTTGAAGACAGTGGTCTGAAAATTGACGAGAACATTGATGCAGAGCGTTTTGGTGTGTCGATCGGATCGGGTATCGGTGGATTGGGTACTTGGGAGGACCAACATAATGCATTGCTGCAAAAAGGTCCTAAACGCGTAAGCCCATTTTTCATTCCGATGATGATCTCCAACATGGCTTCTGGCCAGATGTCGATTTCTCTCGGGGCGAAAGGTCCTAACATCAACGTGGTAACGGCATGTGCTACAGGAACACACTCCATTGGAGATTCCTTCAAGCTGATTGCAAACGGTGATGCGGATGCAATGATTTGTGGCGGTGCGGAAGCAACCATTAGACCAACTGGTCTGGCTGGGTTCTGTGCAATGCGTGCCATGTCTACACGTAATGATGATCCGGCTAAGTCGAGCCGTCCTTTTGATACAGAACGTGACGGGTTTGTTATGGGCGAGGGCGCGGGAGTTCTGATCCTTGAATCCCTTGAACATGCTCAAAAACGTGGTGCTCGTATTTATGGCGAAGTAATTGGTTACGGTCTCACTGGCGATGCACATCACATGACGGAGCCTGATCCGGACGGAGCAGCTCGTTGCATGAAGATGGCTCTGCGTAATGCGGGTATCGAACCAGAAGAAGTGGACTATATCAATGCACATGGTACATCAACACCTGTAGGTGACAGATCCGAAACGCTTGCGATCAAAAAAGCGTTTGGCGATCATGCGTACAAGCTTGCTGTGAGTTCAACCAAATCGATGACAGGTCATATGCTCGGTGCTGCTGGTGGCGTGGAAGCTGTAATCTGCGGATTGTCGCTGACACATCAGACGCTTGCTCCAACAATCAACCTGGAAAATCAGGACCCGGAATGTGATCTGGATTATGTTCCAAACGTTCCACGTCAAACTAAAGTCAACATTGCCATGTCCAATTCATTTGGGTTCGGCGGTCACAATGCCACCATTATTCTCAAAAAATTTGAAGCATAA
- the rnc gene encoding ribonuclease III: MSEDLKQLQHKLQIKFDNRQLLKQAFTHASYVNEHRFSQHQDNERLEFLGDAVLELTVSEYLYHLFPNRPEGELTKLRASIVCEPSLVKFAEALGFGQYVLLGKGEELTGGRTRPALLADVFESFIGALYLDQGLAPVRTFLDQHVFPLIVLGSKLQMSDYKTELQELTQHHNMGALEYRIVEERGPAHEREFVSEVHMGQERLGRGTGRSKKEAEQQAASAALDRLKLPEA; this comes from the coding sequence TTGAGTGAAGATCTGAAGCAGTTACAACACAAACTTCAAATCAAATTTGACAACAGGCAGCTTTTAAAACAAGCGTTTACCCATGCTTCTTATGTAAACGAACACCGGTTCAGTCAGCATCAGGATAACGAGCGTCTGGAGTTTCTGGGCGATGCGGTACTGGAACTGACTGTGTCGGAATACTTGTATCACTTGTTTCCTAACCGGCCGGAAGGTGAATTAACTAAGCTGCGGGCATCCATTGTCTGCGAGCCTTCCCTCGTCAAATTTGCTGAAGCGTTGGGTTTTGGGCAGTATGTACTTCTTGGTAAAGGTGAGGAACTGACGGGAGGACGAACTAGACCGGCTTTGTTAGCGGATGTGTTTGAATCTTTCATCGGTGCATTATATCTGGATCAGGGATTGGCGCCTGTCCGGACATTTCTGGATCAGCATGTATTTCCGTTGATCGTTCTGGGCAGCAAATTGCAAATGAGCGATTACAAAACGGAATTGCAGGAACTCACTCAGCATCACAATATGGGAGCTCTGGAATACCGTATTGTTGAGGAACGGGGCCCTGCCCATGAACGGGAGTTTGTCTCCGAGGTCCATATGGGTCAAGAACGGCTTGGCAGAGGTACAGGACGTTCCAAAAAGGAAGCCGAACAACAGGCTGCATCCGCAGCACTGGATCGACTGAAGCTTCCGGAAGCCTGA
- the smc gene encoding chromosome segregation protein SMC: protein MFLKRIELGGFKSFADKTEMEFVRGITAVVGPNGSGKSNISDGIRWVLGEQSAKSLRGGKMEDIIFAGSDARKAVNYGEVSLTLDNEDHALALDFGEVTVTRRVHRSGDSEYFINKQSCRLKDITELFMDTGIGKEAYSIIGQGRIEEILSTRSEDRRGIFEEASGIVKYKSRKRDATRKLDETEQNLLRIHDLVTELEDQIGPLKEQSEKAIHYKELRGQLKSQEISMYVYQIEQIHASWSKANQRLESLKQEEVGLAAIVSTHDAKLESDRNALRTLETETEQLQSALLQFSEATEKSEGLGELLKERSRHLQMNQEQLKVTLASSEERHREREAELLALREKFAKLELELSDVRNRLSEEEAKLIGVTGGISQQQEESLKGNLLELMNQMAQTRNEIRYADQQKETLERRMNRATEESGKWEGQKETLEARKTEIEKKVVRLGKEISDLRGGYITESERLQSLQKLLEESRGTVRKWEQKREAQVSRRDTMKEMQDDFDGFMLGVKEVLKASRKGTLNGVHGAVAELVKVPEKIELAVETAMGASLQHVVMENESVSRQAIAFLKQRQLGRATFLPLDVIRARTIGAGERSMIEGMDGFVGIGADLVQYEERYAAIIGSLLGNVIIAEKLEDANKIAARCQYRFRVVTLEGDVVNAGGSMTGGSQHKKNVSLLSRKRQLDQLDQDILDTENQIVKLHRSVDDVKTQLEQCQDKLDELRQSGDDTRNAEQQASMEMKQVEHELRHVLEQVAVAGQEKSGFTEEIKEMDTARDVAVKKLEQLEEEEKATHRAIHAAEFARKANESAKEELQTQLTDLKVREGKLDQERFSNEEQLRRLEREVDSLVKDLRQNRTLLASMEADLKKTETESVKQIEDLNQYKLKKAESAQELDFKRAARSELSKKLELAESETKEQRTQLKAVEEQMRQTEISVNRLDVELENILRKLMDEYELGYELAKERYPVPEDVESTQAEVQKLKRSIAALGDVNLGAIEEFQRVNERYEFLSTQKNDLVEAKTTLYQVIREMEDEMAKRFKATFDAIRREFGAVFTKLFGGGRADLVLMDPERLLDTGIDIVAQPPGKKLQNLQLLSGGERALTAMALLFAILHVKPVPFCVLDEVEAALDEANVVRFAQYLREFSEQTQFIVVTHRKGTMEEADVLYGVTMEEGGVSKLVSVKLEDEEAVIA from the coding sequence ATGTTTTTGAAACGGATTGAACTGGGTGGATTCAAGTCATTCGCCGACAAAACGGAAATGGAATTCGTTCGTGGCATAACCGCTGTTGTGGGCCCGAACGGAAGTGGCAAAAGTAACATTTCAGACGGCATACGCTGGGTTCTTGGGGAACAAAGCGCCAAATCACTGCGTGGTGGCAAAATGGAAGATATCATTTTTGCCGGCAGTGATGCACGGAAGGCTGTTAACTATGGTGAAGTTTCGTTGACGCTGGATAACGAAGATCATGCGCTTGCTCTGGATTTTGGCGAAGTAACGGTAACGCGTCGTGTACATCGCAGCGGAGACAGTGAATATTTTATCAACAAGCAGTCGTGTCGGTTGAAGGATATTACCGAATTGTTTATGGATACCGGGATCGGAAAGGAAGCTTATTCGATTATTGGACAGGGGCGAATCGAAGAGATTCTGAGTACCCGTTCAGAGGATCGCAGGGGGATCTTTGAAGAGGCATCAGGTATTGTTAAATATAAATCTCGCAAACGGGATGCTACTCGCAAACTGGATGAGACGGAACAGAATTTATTGCGCATTCATGACCTGGTCACCGAGCTAGAAGACCAGATTGGTCCGTTAAAGGAACAATCGGAGAAAGCAATCCATTATAAGGAATTGCGTGGACAGCTGAAATCACAGGAAATCTCCATGTATGTGTATCAGATTGAACAAATTCACGCTTCCTGGAGCAAAGCAAACCAACGGCTTGAATCGTTGAAACAGGAAGAAGTAGGATTGGCGGCTATCGTCTCCACTCATGATGCCAAGCTGGAAAGTGACCGGAATGCACTGCGTACGCTGGAGACGGAGACGGAACAGCTGCAATCGGCCTTATTGCAATTCAGTGAAGCAACGGAGAAGAGCGAAGGGCTAGGAGAACTGCTCAAGGAGCGTTCGCGTCATCTGCAGATGAACCAGGAACAGCTTAAAGTGACGCTTGCATCGAGTGAAGAGAGACATCGGGAGCGTGAAGCCGAGTTACTTGCATTACGCGAAAAGTTTGCCAAGCTTGAACTGGAATTGAGTGACGTAAGAAACCGCCTATCCGAAGAAGAGGCCAAACTTATCGGTGTTACTGGCGGCATTAGCCAACAGCAGGAGGAAAGCCTTAAGGGCAACTTGCTGGAACTGATGAATCAGATGGCTCAGACACGAAATGAAATTCGTTACGCCGACCAACAGAAAGAAACGCTGGAACGGCGAATGAATCGCGCGACAGAGGAATCCGGCAAGTGGGAAGGCCAGAAGGAAACGCTGGAAGCCCGCAAAACGGAGATTGAGAAAAAAGTTGTTCGTTTGGGCAAGGAAATCAGTGATCTGCGCGGTGGATATATTACGGAAAGTGAACGTCTCCAATCGTTGCAGAAGCTGCTCGAAGAAAGCCGGGGAACTGTCCGTAAATGGGAGCAGAAGCGTGAAGCCCAGGTCTCCCGTCGCGATACAATGAAAGAGATGCAGGATGATTTTGACGGTTTCATGTTGGGTGTCAAAGAAGTTCTTAAGGCATCACGCAAAGGTACACTGAACGGGGTTCATGGAGCCGTTGCAGAGCTCGTTAAAGTGCCTGAGAAGATCGAACTTGCGGTAGAGACAGCGATGGGCGCTTCCCTGCAGCATGTCGTCATGGAGAATGAATCGGTTTCCAGACAGGCGATCGCTTTTCTGAAACAACGTCAATTGGGCAGAGCTACGTTCCTCCCGCTGGATGTTATTCGTGCACGTACCATTGGTGCGGGTGAACGTTCGATGATCGAAGGCATGGATGGTTTTGTGGGAATTGGTGCGGATCTCGTACAATACGAAGAACGTTATGCTGCGATCATTGGAAGCTTACTCGGAAATGTCATTATTGCGGAGAAGTTGGAGGATGCCAATAAGATCGCGGCTCGCTGCCAATATCGTTTCCGGGTCGTAACCCTGGAAGGCGATGTGGTTAACGCGGGTGGTTCGATGACTGGTGGTAGCCAGCACAAGAAAAATGTAAGTCTGCTCAGTCGCAAACGGCAGCTGGACCAGCTGGACCAGGATATTTTGGATACCGAAAATCAGATCGTAAAACTTCATCGCAGTGTGGATGATGTAAAAACTCAACTGGAGCAGTGCCAGGACAAGCTGGACGAGCTGCGTCAGTCTGGAGACGACACCCGGAATGCAGAACAGCAGGCTTCAATGGAAATGAAGCAGGTTGAGCATGAACTGCGTCACGTGCTGGAACAGGTTGCTGTAGCCGGGCAGGAGAAGAGTGGTTTTACCGAAGAAATCAAAGAGATGGATACAGCTCGCGATGTCGCCGTGAAGAAGCTGGAGCAGCTTGAGGAAGAAGAGAAGGCAACTCATAGGGCCATTCATGCCGCAGAATTTGCGCGTAAAGCGAATGAATCGGCGAAGGAGGAATTGCAGACCCAACTCACTGATCTGAAAGTCCGAGAGGGGAAACTGGATCAGGAACGATTCTCCAACGAAGAGCAATTGCGTCGTCTGGAGCGCGAAGTGGATTCACTGGTGAAGGATCTTCGTCAAAATCGCACGTTGCTAGCCTCCATGGAAGCCGATCTGAAGAAAACAGAGACTGAGAGTGTTAAACAGATTGAAGATCTTAACCAATACAAGCTGAAAAAAGCGGAATCTGCACAGGAGCTGGACTTCAAGCGTGCTGCCCGAAGCGAGCTGTCGAAGAAGCTTGAGCTTGCCGAGAGTGAAACGAAGGAACAACGCACACAGCTGAAAGCTGTGGAGGAACAGATGCGACAAACGGAAATTTCTGTGAACAGACTTGATGTTGAGTTGGAAAATATTCTGCGCAAACTGATGGATGAGTATGAGCTCGGCTATGAACTCGCCAAAGAGCGTTATCCAGTACCAGAAGATGTGGAGAGCACACAAGCTGAGGTTCAGAAACTGAAGCGCAGCATTGCAGCTCTTGGCGACGTCAATCTGGGAGCCATCGAGGAATTCCAGCGGGTTAACGAACGGTATGAGTTCCTCAGCACGCAGAAGAATGACCTGGTTGAAGCCAAAACAACGTTGTATCAGGTTATTCGAGAGATGGAAGACGAGATGGCCAAACGATTCAAGGCAACATTTGATGCGATTCGCCGGGAGTTTGGGGCTGTTTTCACCAAGCTGTTTGGCGGAGGGCGCGCGGATCTTGTATTGATGGACCCTGAGCGTTTGCTCGATACGGGCATTGATATCGTCGCACAGCCGCCAGGCAAAAAGCTGCAAAACCTGCAGCTATTATCCGGTGGGGAACGAGCGTTGACCGCGATGGCACTCTTATTCGCTATTCTGCATGTTAAGCCGGTACCGTTCTGCGTACTGGATGAAGTAGAAGCGGCGCTGGATGAAGCTAACGTGGTGCGTTTTGCCCAGTATTTGCGTGAGTTCTCGGAACAAACACAATTCATCGTTGTTACACACCGCAAAGGCACAATGGAAGAAGCGGATGTACTGTATGGTGTCACGATGGAAGAGGGCGGAGTATCCAAGCTCGTTTCGGTTAAACTGGAAGATGAGGAAGCTGTCATTGCCTAA
- the ftsY gene encoding signal recognition particle-docking protein FtsY translates to MSFFKKLRDSIASKTESVTKQFKDGLEKTRKGLVEKVSDLVIRRKKIDEEFYEELEEILIGADVGVNTVMKLIEDLRDEVKKRKIEDAAELQPVLSEKLTGLLRGEQNNELKMNPDGITVILFVGVNGVGKTTTIGKLAHRFKQQGKKVIMAAGDTFRAGAIEQLEVWGQRAGVEVIKQQSGSDPAAVMYDAVQAAKQRGADVLLCDTAGRLQNKSNLMDELNKIYRVIQREIPEAPHEVLMVLDATTGQNALNQAKLFGEKSGVTGLVLTKLDGTAKGGIVVAIRQELDLPVKLVGLGEKIDDLQPFDSEQFVHALFAGLIQEQPAESAEEEEANS, encoded by the coding sequence ATGAGTTTTTTTAAAAAGCTGAGAGACAGCATTGCAAGCAAAACGGAGTCGGTTACCAAACAGTTCAAGGACGGGTTGGAAAAGACGCGTAAAGGCCTTGTAGAGAAAGTATCGGATCTCGTTATCCGTCGCAAAAAAATCGACGAGGAATTCTATGAAGAGTTGGAAGAGATTCTGATTGGAGCCGACGTAGGTGTCAATACGGTCATGAAACTGATTGAAGATCTGCGTGATGAGGTCAAAAAACGTAAAATTGAGGATGCGGCTGAACTACAGCCTGTATTGTCCGAAAAACTGACGGGTTTGCTTCGTGGCGAGCAGAATAATGAACTGAAAATGAATCCGGATGGCATTACGGTCATTTTGTTTGTTGGTGTTAATGGTGTTGGTAAAACAACAACGATTGGTAAGCTGGCCCATCGCTTCAAACAGCAGGGTAAAAAGGTCATCATGGCAGCAGGTGATACGTTCCGTGCCGGAGCGATCGAACAACTCGAAGTATGGGGACAACGTGCTGGTGTGGAAGTCATCAAGCAACAATCAGGTTCTGACCCTGCAGCTGTAATGTATGATGCTGTACAGGCTGCGAAGCAGCGGGGTGCTGATGTATTGCTCTGTGATACAGCAGGCCGTCTGCAAAATAAATCCAATCTGATGGACGAACTCAACAAAATCTATCGTGTCATTCAACGTGAAATTCCGGAAGCACCTCATGAAGTATTAATGGTGCTGGATGCAACTACAGGTCAGAATGCACTGAATCAGGCCAAACTCTTTGGAGAGAAGAGCGGGGTAACTGGACTTGTACTGACGAAGCTGGATGGTACCGCCAAAGGTGGTATTGTTGTTGCAATTCGTCAGGAGTTGGATCTGCCTGTGAAGCTGGTCGGACTGGGTGAGAAAATTGATGATCTGCAGCCATTCGACTCGGAGCAATTCGTACATGCGTTGTTTGCCGGATTGATTCAAGAACAGCCAGCTGAAAGTGCTGAAGAAGAGGAAGCTAATTCCTAG
- the trhA gene encoding PAQR family membrane homeostasis protein TrhA, whose translation MANTHTYSRREEVANAVTHGIGAALSVAALVILIVFASMKGTAWHVVSFTIYGITMLLLYTSSTLVHAWKDGKVKDLFEIFDHSSIYLFIAGSYTPLLFIAVRGTLGWTLFGIIWGVALFGVIFKAFFTKRFLFMSTIFYIAMGWLIVIAWQPLMTAIPTGGIVLLVAGGLMYTLGTLFYVWRGFPYHHAIWHLFVLAGSILHFFMVLLYLTPLR comes from the coding sequence ATGGCCAATACTCATACCTATTCTCGCCGTGAAGAAGTCGCCAATGCGGTGACACATGGAATCGGCGCTGCACTCAGTGTAGCTGCACTGGTGATATTGATTGTATTTGCAAGTATGAAAGGCACGGCTTGGCATGTGGTCAGTTTCACGATCTACGGGATCACCATGCTGCTGCTCTATACGAGCTCTACACTCGTGCATGCATGGAAAGATGGAAAAGTGAAAGACTTATTTGAGATTTTCGACCATTCTTCCATATATTTGTTTATTGCGGGATCGTACACTCCACTTTTGTTTATTGCTGTTCGCGGCACACTTGGATGGACCCTGTTCGGTATAATCTGGGGAGTCGCATTATTCGGCGTAATCTTTAAGGCGTTTTTTACGAAAAGGTTTCTGTTCATGTCCACGATTTTCTATATTGCGATGGGCTGGCTCATCGTTATTGCCTGGCAACCGCTTATGACTGCCATCCCTACAGGCGGAATTGTGCTGCTGGTTGCTGGAGGTCTGATGTATACACTGGGGACGCTTTTTTATGTTTGGCGTGGATTTCCGTACCACCATGCGATTTGGCATCTCTTTGTGCTCGCAGGCAGTATTCTTCATTTCTTTATGGTACTTCTGTACCTGACACCACTTCGGTAG
- the ylxM gene encoding YlxM family DNA-binding protein, with protein sequence MSQENRLEKTNRINLLFAFYERLLTEKQQTFLKYYFHDDFSLGEIAAEFEISRQAVYEHIKRAEQVLENYESKLGLLEKHERRNRNLEDLQNALERVGVSIDNNQQINDIIHQLRE encoded by the coding sequence ATGAGTCAAGAAAACCGGCTTGAGAAGACAAACCGGATTAACTTGCTGTTTGCTTTCTATGAACGGTTGCTTACCGAGAAACAGCAGACTTTTCTAAAGTATTACTTTCATGATGATTTCTCGCTGGGCGAGATTGCAGCCGAGTTCGAGATCAGCCGCCAGGCGGTATACGAGCATATCAAGCGTGCCGAACAAGTGCTGGAAAATTACGAAAGCAAGCTTGGCTTGCTGGAGAAGCACGAACGGCGCAACCGTAATCTTGAAGATTTGCAAAATGCATTGGAGCGCGTAGGCGTTTCCATTGATAACAACCAACAAATAAACGATATTATTCATCAACTCAGAGAGTAG
- the ffh gene encoding signal recognition particle protein, with the protein MAFEGLTTRLQNVFSKLRGKGKVSDEDVAEAMREVRLALLEADVNFKVVKEFIAKVKEKAVGKEVMESFTPGMVIIDIVNKELTDLMGGSQSKLAKANKPPTVLMMVGLQGAGKTTTSGKLAKMLQKQNSRPLLVAGDIYRPAAIKQLQVLGEQIKAPVFTLGDQTSPVEIARQGLQHAKDNGNDYVIIDTAGRLHVDEELMEELRQIHSVVNPDEVLLVVDSMTGQDAVNVAEHFNQQLNLTGVVLTKLDGDTRGGAALSVKAVTGCPIKFASLGEKLDALEPFHPERMASRILGMGDMLSLIEKAQSNIDTDKAKEMERKMRNAEFTFEDFLEQMDQVKKLGPIDQIMDMIPGMGKMKQAKDLKVDDKQMGRIEAIVYSMTTEEKRNPDMINHSRRKRIATGSGTSLAEVNRLIKQFDEMRRMMKQFSDMMGPKGGKNKAMKQLKGLGKGMKFPFR; encoded by the coding sequence ATGGCATTTGAAGGATTAACGACCCGATTGCAGAATGTGTTCAGCAAGCTGCGCGGCAAAGGCAAGGTGTCAGATGAAGATGTTGCCGAAGCTATGCGCGAGGTACGTCTGGCATTGCTCGAAGCGGATGTAAACTTCAAAGTGGTCAAGGAATTCATCGCCAAGGTGAAAGAGAAGGCTGTTGGCAAAGAAGTGATGGAGAGCTTCACGCCAGGAATGGTCATTATCGACATCGTAAACAAGGAACTGACGGATTTGATGGGTGGAAGCCAGTCGAAGCTGGCTAAAGCGAACAAACCGCCTACGGTACTGATGATGGTTGGTTTGCAGGGTGCAGGTAAAACGACTACATCCGGTAAACTGGCTAAAATGCTGCAAAAGCAGAATAGTAGACCGTTGCTTGTTGCAGGAGATATTTATCGTCCAGCAGCGATCAAGCAGTTGCAAGTGCTCGGCGAGCAGATCAAAGCGCCGGTATTCACACTGGGAGATCAGACAAGCCCTGTAGAAATTGCACGTCAGGGTCTGCAGCATGCCAAGGACAACGGCAATGACTATGTCATTATCGATACAGCTGGACGCCTGCATGTCGATGAAGAACTGATGGAAGAGCTTCGTCAGATTCACAGCGTAGTAAATCCCGATGAAGTATTGCTTGTCGTAGACAGCATGACAGGTCAGGATGCAGTTAATGTGGCAGAACACTTTAACCAGCAGCTTAATCTGACGGGTGTCGTTCTGACAAAGCTTGACGGAGATACTCGTGGTGGTGCCGCGCTTTCCGTTAAAGCAGTCACCGGTTGCCCAATCAAGTTTGCTTCCCTTGGTGAGAAACTTGATGCACTGGAACCTTTCCATCCGGAGCGTATGGCTTCACGTATTCTTGGTATGGGTGATATGCTCTCTCTGATTGAGAAAGCACAGTCCAACATTGATACCGATAAAGCCAAGGAAATGGAACGGAAGATGCGTAATGCAGAATTCACGTTTGAAGATTTCCTGGAGCAAATGGATCAAGTGAAAAAGCTGGGGCCAATTGATCAGATCATGGATATGATTCCTGGTATGGGCAAGATGAAACAAGCCAAGGACCTGAAGGTTGATGATAAACAGATGGGCCGGATCGAAGCGATCGTGTACTCCATGACGACCGAGGAGAAACGTAACCCTGATATGATCAACCATAGCCGCCGGAAGCGGATTGCTACAGGTAGTGGAACATCCCTGGCCGAAGTAAACCGTCTGATCAAGCAGTTTGATGAGATGCGCCGCATGATGAAACAGTTCTCGGATATGATGGGACCTAAAGGCGGCAAGAACAAAGCGATGAAGCAGCTCAAAGGTTTGGGCAAAGGAATGAAGTTTCCTTTCCGTTGA
- the rpsP gene encoding 30S ribosomal protein S16, producing MAVRIRLKRMGAHKAPFYRVVVSDSRSPRDGRFIEEIGYYNPVEQPAVVKIDEDKALQWLQNGAQASDTVRNLLSKAGVMKKFHESKLTK from the coding sequence ATGGCAGTTCGTATTCGTCTGAAACGTATGGGTGCTCACAAAGCTCCTTTCTACCGCGTAGTGGTATCGGATTCCCGTTCCCCACGTGACGGTCGTTTTATCGAGGAGATCGGTTACTACAACCCGGTTGAACAACCGGCTGTTGTTAAGATCGATGAAGATAAAGCATTGCAATGGCTTCAAAACGGTGCACAAGCATCTGACACTGTCCGCAACTTGCTGAGCAAAGCGGGCGTGATGAAGAAGTTCCACGAGTCTAAATTGACTAAATAA
- a CDS encoding KH domain-containing protein translates to MEELVSIIAKALVDHPEDVAVRTVEKDRLVVYELTVHPDDVGKVIGKQGRIAKSLRTVVTSAAVKMDKRVTVDIIS, encoded by the coding sequence ATGGAAGAATTAGTAAGCATAATTGCTAAGGCTTTGGTCGATCATCCGGAAGATGTGGCGGTTCGGACGGTTGAGAAAGACCGGCTTGTCGTTTATGAGTTAACCGTTCATCCTGACGATGTTGGGAAAGTGATTGGTAAACAGGGGCGAATCGCAAAGTCTCTTCGTACAGTCGTCACATCAGCAGCAGTTAAGATGGATAAACGGGTAACCGTTGATATCATATCTTAA
- the rimM gene encoding ribosome maturation factor RimM (Essential for efficient processing of 16S rRNA) has translation MAEFMNVGKIVNTHGIRGEVRIMPLTDFPEVRFAKNAELFFFTPDNHPVMVNVESARLHKNMYILRLKEYGNINEVEKFKGGMAKVLKENLAELEEGEYYFHQIVGCSVITEEGETLGTISEILTPGANDVWVVKTPAGKEILLPVIDDVVLDVDVKEKQVKVHLMEGLL, from the coding sequence ATGGCAGAGTTTATGAATGTAGGTAAAATCGTCAATACGCATGGAATTCGTGGCGAGGTGAGAATCATGCCTTTAACTGATTTTCCGGAAGTGCGTTTTGCGAAAAATGCAGAGTTGTTTTTCTTTACACCAGATAATCATCCAGTTATGGTTAACGTGGAATCTGCACGTTTGCATAAGAATATGTATATTCTTCGTCTGAAAGAGTATGGCAACATTAATGAAGTAGAGAAGTTTAAAGGCGGCATGGCCAAAGTGTTAAAAGAGAATCTGGCAGAGCTGGAGGAAGGTGAATACTACTTCCATCAAATCGTTGGGTGTTCTGTCATCACCGAAGAGGGTGAAACACTTGGAACCATCTCTGAGATTTTGACTCCTGGAGCGAATGATGTATGGGTTGTCAAAACGCCTGCAGGTAAAGAAATTCTGCTTCCGGTTATTGATGATGTTGTTCTTGATGTGGATGTTAAAGAGAAGCAAGTCAAGGTTCACCTGATGGAAGGGCTGCTGTAA